The genome window CTCACAGGACCCTGAAAAGCCCATCTCCTccaaggaaaaaggaggaggcACCATATATGACAAGAGCAGCTCTGGAAAGGGCCAGAAATGTGGGTTACAAGATGTGTGAACTGGAGAAACTTgtttaaattcagaaatacGATGGCCTTGACCAAGGAGGGAGGGATCCAGCAAACCCAGTGAGCTGGGaccccagctgctcccagctctgcatgAAAGCTCACAGCAGCTCTTGGATTTGAGGCTGGCACAGAAGAATTTGAGGTGTTTGCTCTGAGCCTCCTTCTTCATCCCCTTGCTCCTGCCAGGGGCTCTGCTGTTGGCCACGCAGCAGAGGTGGGAGGGAAGACCCTTCCCTAAATATGCCAGATGCATGGATGCAACCGACTCCTGCCCCAACATCATCTGCTCCCCTGCACTGGGAACTGTTCTCCCAGGCctccagcctccagccccagggCACTGCAGCCCCCTCCTCACCTGCACAAGGTTCACTCCTGGCACAAAGTTCTTCACCTCCTTGATCAGTTTCACCTTGTCGGTCGCCTTCAAGTCCGTCAGCCGCACGGTGAAATGTGTCTTCTCCTTCTTCATCggcacctcctcctcctcctgctggaGCCACCGGGGAGTGGTGAGCAACGGGTGTAAGCTCAGGCCTGGGGTCCGGGCCCGGCTCGGTGCCCCCAGCCCACAGTCCCCTCCGCATGGGGACCCGCGGAGCCCAACTCCCGTCCCCTCTCCGGATAGCCCAGTACCTGAGGAGCCGcctgggagggcaggagggtggCAGCCGCCGCGGGCATCACCCCCACGTCCGGGATCTTCAGCGTCTCCTGCGGGAAGAGCGGCGGTGAGGCGCAAGCGGGCCGAGCTGAGCCGGGCCGAGCCGAGCCAGGCCGGGCCGGACTGAGCCGAGCCAGGCCGGGCCGCGCCGTCCTCGCCACCCACCTTGAGCAGCGCGTTGAGGTCGGCGACCTCGAGCAGCGTGAGCCCCGCGATGTCCCGCACGAGCTGCTGCACCTTGGGCGAGTACCGCTTGGCAGCCGTGTCCAGCGGCGCCTCAGCCAACGCCTCCGAGCGCCGCGCGCGGCCCGTGCCCAGCGCCCGCGGCCCCGGGCAGCGCCAGGCGGGCGGCAGGCGGCGGGGCAGGCGCGGCGGCAGCGCGCGGGCGGCGGGCAGCATGGCGGCCGCAGAGGACACGGCGGCGCTCTGCCCCGCGCTCGATGGTTCCGGCGGCCCCCGCGCCGCCACTCGATGGTGAGGCGGGGCGGACGCTCTAGCCGCCGGGTCCGCCAACACTCGCTCGCCCCCGTCGCCGCCCCGCCCACCGCAGCACACGGGGCGCGGATCGTTCCCAGCTCTTTATTAGCGCCGGTAGCGCTCGGTCTCCCCCACGGGGATGGGCTCGGGCCCGGGGAGGGGTCCcggtgggagggggggggatgaTGGGGAACTGGGCTCGGCGGGAGGGCGCGAGGCTGCTCCTCGGGTACCGGGTACGGTCCCGGGGCCGCGCTCCCGCTGCTGGGCCCCGCGGAGCCCCGTCCCCGGGAGGGCAGGACGAGGAGCGGGAGAGGGGACGCGGTTCCGGAGGTCCAGCAGTGTCTCAGGCAGCGCCGCGCCGGGGTCAGTCGAAGGAGATGAGCTGAGCCTCGCTGCTGCCCTGCGGCGGCTGCGCCGGGGCTGGCGGGGGCTGCTGCGGCGGCGGCTGCTGCGGGGTCCCTCCCGCTGGTGCCATCTGCAAGAGGCGAGGACCCTCCGTTAGAGGCGGCCCCGGCAGCACGCACCCCCCGCACCCAGCCCCGGCACTCACCTGCTGGTAGAGGGGCTGCTGCCCGGGCAGGTAGGACTGCTGAGCTGGCAGGGAGCTCAGTGCCGCTTCCTGGCCCGGCAGGGCAGACATGAGACCCTGAGAGAGCGAGGGGCAGCTGTCAGAGGGGCTGAGGGATACACAGTGGGGCACAGGCCAAAGACCCCATCTCCACCTGGCCACCAGCACCACAGGTCCAGGGCTGTTCCATGCGCTGGAGCCCACCCTGCAGCCAAGCAGGAGTCAGTGGGACAAGGGGTGCTCACCTGCATGCTGTAGGGCTGGTAGCCCATGGAGACCGACTGGGTGCCCATGTAACCCATGGCACCCGACTGGGGGGCTTGGGAGATGGCCGGGATGCTCTGTGACTGTGAGGCTGCGCTCTGGGGAGGAGAGGTTGGTGAGAAGCGGTACCAGCTCAACTCAAACCAGCACTCCAGGAGCAGCAACACTCCCCACGAGCCACTGGAGACAGCACAGCATCTTCCCTCTGTGCCATGGGGAGCCCAAACCAGCCCTGACTCCAACCCACTCCCACTGTGAGAGCTAAAGCAGATCCAGAGATGGGACCAACTAGCCCATCCTCCCTCCTGAAGATCCCATTGCCAAATCCCCGAGCCCTGCAGAAAGCCCCAGCCCTCACTTGCCTGGTAGCCCTGTGTTGAGGTCGGCTGGTAGGAAGAATATGCAGGGGTGGTGGTGGGCACCGCGGGGCCCTGCTGCACTGCCTGCCcactgcctgcccctgcctggtACATGTAGGCATTCACCATGCTGGGATCTGGGGCAGAGAGGCAGAGACTGAAGCTACCACCTTGCCCTCAGCCTCCACCCTCAGTGGGCTCAGCTGGCCACATACCTGTCCCTGCAACAGGCATGGCTGTGTACGGCCCAGTGCTCCCCTGTGCTGCCTGGTTCATGTACACGCCATGCATGGGAGAGCCCTCCACCGAGCCAGCTGGGCTGAAGGTGccagggaagctgctgggcCCAGAGGGCTGGTAAATCACCCCACCGGCGGCAGGCATGGCCTGGAGCTgttgagggaagaaaaacagctctAGCCCACACCCCCTGGGACTGGGCAGGAGGGTCTCTGGCCCTGCAGACGTACTTGGGCATAAGGCAGGGAGAAGGCTGGCATCTGGGCTCGCATCTGGATGgtctgcttctgctgttccaGGCGCATCTGCCTCTctttctcctgctcctgcagtcGCTGGATGGCCAACTGACGCTGCATCTCCAGGTATTCCTGCAGGAACAGGGCCATGATGGCTGCAAGCCAGTATGTTGCAGCATCTGCCCCTGCCAGGTCAGCCCTGGGGCAGAGGAGCCAGCAGGCCTGTGGGTTGATGTGCCCCACATACCCTGGAAACACTTCCCTGCCTCACCTGCTTCTTCTGCCTCATGATCTCCAGTTTCTGAGCCAGCTGGATCTGGCGCTGGCGCTCTGCCTCCTCTGCTGCACGGCGCAGCTTCTCCTGGTGCTCCTCCCGCAGCGCATTCAGGGCTCCACGTGCATCCCGGATCTGGGCCAATTTGTCTTGCAGACCCTCATAGTAcactggggagggaagagaCACCTCAGGGACCTGCCTGGGGCAGAGCACTCCAATCGCCTCGTGCACCACACTGCCTGCTCTCCAGAGAGGCTGCATCCTGGCAATGCCAACCCTGGTGTTGGGAAAGCCCCAGCAGCCACCCCATGGTCCCACGGCCACACAGGTCCCACGTACGCCTGCGCTCATCCAGCTGGttgagcagctccagcagctggggGTGCATGTTGTTGATAGACTGGAAAAGGGACAGGACGGCAGAGTCGTTGGTGATGCTGCGGCCCCGCATGTGGTTGCTCTTCATGCGGTTGACAAATGTAGTGACTGCGTTCTGCAGTGCCTTCAGGAACTGCTCGTGGTTCTCCTCAGACTCGCCATTCTGGTACTGCTGCTGGAAGGACAGGGCAGCCCCTCAGCTCTCCAGTGACAATAGTCAACTGCAAGCCTGCAGTGCTCTGGGGCCAGGCTGCACCAAGGAGCTGGGTGCTCCTTGCCCCTCAGAAGCTACCTGGCACAGGTCCAGGCCCCCTCTTACCTCCACAACACTGAGCGGGGCAGGGTGGGCCTCCCCGGGCTGGGCAGCTGGCTCTGCAAGGGACAGGGGTGCTGAGGGCGTGGGGCTCTTGCGAACCTCCTCTTGCTTCTTCTCCCAGTAGTTGCGGTTCAGGTACCGAGCCAGCTGCCAGGGACAGAAGGAAGATCAGCATCATGCTCCACAGGGAGTGAGCATGTGCCATGGAGCAGCAGTGCCTGGCTCCTTACCTCTGGGTCAACGTCCTCAGCCAAGGGAGCAGAGGAATTCTGTAAAGCAACAAACAGGGAAATGTGATTCAGAGAAACAGGAGACTTTCAGCTCCCACAAAACATCCTGCTTGAACCTGGCCATGGACAACCCAGTCCTGAGCACAGGCAAGAGCCTGGAAGGGGACAACCACCTCCTCCTGAGTGCAGACCTTGCTGAcaacacagcagtgctgtgacaGAGCAAGGGGCTGAATGGGGCAAACCTCTCAGAGCAGGGATACAGCCTGACACAGCCAGGGCAGACTCAGGACAAGGACAAGGCCTGTGTCCACCTGAAACATGTTCAGAGGCTCCCACAAACGTACCACGGGCGGGGAGTAGAGCGTGCTGACCGGGGGAGCCGAGGATGTAACGGGAGTGGGCTCAGCCTTCGGGTACATGGAGTAGGTTGTTTTCTGCCTCTGCAAAACAGGAAGAACAGTTGGCTCAGGGACTGCCCAGGCTCTGGTCAGCAGCAGACTGGGCACACCGGGGGGGTGAGTTCCTGGTGATGGCCAAAGGCGGCAGACCCAGCCTTACACTCCACACAGTTCCCACAGGCCAGTGTGCCCCTGGCTTCACAGCCCGGGCACAGCCTGCTTCCAGGATCTGggactgcagcacagcacaggcctGGCTCCACTGTCACCCCCTCATTCCACAGGCCCTGTGACTTGCTCTGTGTCTTGTGACACCAGGACACGCCCAGGATCTGTCACAGCACAGGTGGGAGATGCCCAGCACATCACCCCCAGCAGGGCACAAACCattctctccttctcctccgCCTCTGACTGAGACAAGGCAATTGcgagctgcagctcctcctcctcttgcagCGCTGTCTCATCACGCTTTGGAGGCAGCtgtgagcaggaggaagaggtggtCAGTAAATGGACACCAAATAGGTCAGTGTATAATACAGCACCTATAGGCAGCCACTCACTTGGGACTGCTGAGAGAGGGGACTGGTCAGGTATTCGGGGGGCAGCTCAGAGGTGGCAGCAGCTTTACCCTCAGCTTTCCTGTAGTCAGAAAGACATGACAGTGCAGGCTGAATGCTTCTTCCTCCGCAccagagcctcagcactgcacagcactgcagctgaaaaCCCCATTCCCAAGAGGATGGGAACCCAGCCCAGTgtggagctctgctctgctcaaaGCTCCTCCCTcacagccccagctgctgcaggcaaaGAAATACACCACAAAGGTACTGACTTGTTGAGATGCTCGTAGCAGGGCTCACAGACTCTCACTTCCTTCTCAATCCCAAACTTTGGGATGGTGGAATACTTGGAAGAACACTTCCCACAGAAGATCTGCCCACAGGCCCTGCAATGATGCTGCAAAGGATGGGAGACATCAGTGTGGCAGCAACATGCTCCTTCACCATTAGACACCACCACGCAGGCACTCCTAGCActtccctgccagcagccaggGAACACTGCCCAGgcccagcacttcccagcaggCTCAAGGAGTCCTGCAAGTCTCCGGAGACCGTGCAGGATGAGGGAACCcggaggagcaggagcagcacccaCCTTCCGTGTCACAACCCCAAACTGCACTCGACATCTGTGGCATTCCTCAGCATCCACCCAATCTGGAGCCTGTCCAGGATAAGGAGAATTGGGTCAAAGAGGGCAACAGCTTCAAGGCAAACACCTCCACAGAGCTCCTCAGGAGCTAACCAAGGTGCTCTCATGAATGGGGATACTGGAAGCATTTGCAGCTCAACAGGAATTACTGATCCCCACATCATCCCCTCTCATGTTCCTAGAGACTGGGATGCTTTgggcagcagtgatgctgggagCCGCCAAGCAGGGCAAGATGAAACCAGCTCCCTGTCCTGGTCACTCTCCCCTCCATTGGGTAGTTCTGTACAGGAGCCCAGAACTGCCAGCGCAGCACCGGGAGCATTGTTCCCCCACCCTGGGCTCTAATCTGCACAGAATTAGAATGGAAGAGTGCAGGAGCCGAAGGTTCAGTAGAAGGGGACGGGACAGTGAGGTCTGTCCCACAGCACCaactccctccccagcagcacaaCTCACCCGTTCTGCCGCAAACATGGCATCACTCTCCTTGAACTCTGGGAACACGTGCCCTGGGGGGAAGAGAGTGGGAGCATGGACCTGTCCTGGAAGCACTAAGGAAAGCCTGCAAAGATGGAACTGCAGAGCCCTTTGCAAAGGACACTGACTTCAGGCCAGTTTCCTGAAGCAGTGTCTCACTGCCAACCCTTAGCTGCCAGCTGGGCTGATCCAGGGGCAGCAGGGTTGTTCTCTCTTTGCAGTGGGATTCAGTCACCTCAAAAGGTTCATTTGGTAtcaagacagtgagaaaaagCTCAGTATTGCAAGTGCAGACTTTGCTAACACCAGACAGGGCCCTAACAGCCCTTCCTTCTGCAAAGCTcctccacagcagagctgcttggcCAACTGTCCACCCACCTTTGCCCACAGAGTCCTCACCTTCAACCTTCATTATCTGATAGGTGTCCTGCACCACCTTGTACTTGGGCTCATTGCGGAAGGCATGAGCCCAGGCCTGGATAAGGTACAGGATCTTACTGCGGACACTGGTCTCCACTTGCCTCTgcacagaaagggaagagaaaacaaatctgagAATAAGGCCCTGAAACCTGAAGGCTGGTGTGAATCTGCTGGAAGCCAGAAATACCAGTCAGATATTTCAGAGAGACTTTAGAGCACTTGTGCAAGGTGAGAGCTGTCAGAAAGCCACAGGAAGGACAATTTACAGCAAGGACTGCCTGCTCCTTCAGCACAAACATGAACACATCCTTCAGAGCAGCTTGGAACAACCTGACAATGGGTTAGGATGCTTCTAGAAAACACCCACAGAGCCTGGTGTGAGCACTGCCCTGCTCAGCTCCGCTCACCTCCCACAGGAGCTGCTTGTCCTGCACTCAGAACATCAGGGCACCTACAGTCACGGagtggggcagagcagcagcaagcgCCTCAACCAGCGCTGCTGGGgttccaggaactggcactGGAGGGTGCTGGGCTGTCAGCACCTCCAGCCCCAATGCTCCTGCCCAGGAACACTCGAAGCTGCCTAAGGCAGGATCAGCAGGGTAGGTGCCCTTTGGAGGCAGGGGTTGTGTCACAGTTCAACTTGGCAAGCCTGTTCCTGCCCCAGCCTCCGGAGCAGCCTGTCATCAGCTGTCCACATGACCGGCTGCTCCAGAGGCAGAGGAGCACTGTCCAACTCTGacttcagctcagctcagcccacACAGTGTGACTTACTGACCATTCCAAAAATCCTGCATTCCACACGTGTCACAGCCCTCAACCTCCTCAGAGCTGAGACCATTTTACCAGCACTGGGCATTCTCAAGCAGCAGAGCATAGGAGAACGGGTCTGCAGCAGTTACAGAACCACAGAGGCAGAGGTGGACTGGAGAGAACCACAGAACCTCCTGATCTTATCTCCTCAGCAGGAGTGGCTGTGCTACTACCCCTGGCCATGACATTGCGTCACTGTTCCTGGCTCAGCAGAGCCTGCACAGAGACTGAGTCAGCCCTAGCAGCAAGGTGACAGGAGACACCCTGGTACCACGTGCGAGGAGACGGGAcctgcacagctcattcaccAATTATCTGGGTCATCCGGTCGCCTGTTTCTGGTGAACACAGAGTctgtaaggaaggaaaaactaCGCCTTGCCTGGGCATTGTGCTTTGGGAGGGGAGCCAGAGACAGCAGTTCCCAGTTCCCCTTCACCTGTGGAAGTCTCCACTCCAGGGAcatgcagagctcctgcagaTATCACGTTATATCAAACTGGCAAGTGACAGCTTGTGTCAACAGCCCACCAGTGAAAACAGCCAGGTTTACATCCTGCAAAGCTCCTCAAATGATTCCACAGGCCAACAGAATAGCCCCAGTAAAGAAGCTTCTGCCAGTTCTCCCCTTGCTCTTTACCCTCCTGCATACCTCACGCTGTACTGTGAAGGGAACCACTCAGTCCTCGATGAACTGCCAGAACATCCCCTGGTTCCCTTTGCTGCCTCCTGCCAAGCAAAGCATTGCACCTACCATGAAAGGGTCAAGGCCTCTGCAACATGTCTCTCCCCTCTCACATTACAGCCCGACATCACCTCTGCTCTCAAAACATCACCTCTCCTGAGCTCTCTACACACCACACCATGGTGCCCGTTTCTTAAATGCATTTCCAGCCAGTTTCACTTCTGTTCCTTACACAAAGggaacagaagcaaggacacacacacagctcctgctgctgctgcttttccaacCTCATTCCAAAATGACAGTAAACCCAGCTGTATTTACCTTGAGTATTTCCTTCAGTTCCTCCATAGTCTGTTTATTGGCCACCTCGTCATGGACTGTTTGCCCACAGTTTTTAACCACTGACTCCATGACCTGCAGGGGCAGAGGACAGCATTAGCTTGACAcattcttccctttctgcagcCTGTGAAGAAACCCAGCACACAGAGACACAGCACTATGTGAGCAATGGGTCACACTGGGGCAGCATCAGTAAAGCCATACTGGAGCCTGAgctccccttctccttcctgggggcctctgcactgctgctgtgtaaAGACAGCCTGTAAAGACAGTCTTAAATCTCACTTAGCCTGTCTCTAAAGCTGAGATGGGATTAAAGACAGAAATCTTCACACTGATCAGTCACAGAACTCCTGTACGAGAGCTGGGAGGAGGCT of Melopsittacus undulatus isolate bMelUnd1 chromosome 11, bMelUnd1.mat.Z, whole genome shotgun sequence contains these proteins:
- the HGS gene encoding hepatocyte growth factor-regulated tyrosine kinase substrate, which translates into the protein MGRGGGTFERLLDKATSQLLLETDWESILQICDMIRQGDTQAKYAVNAIKKKVNDKNPHVALYALEVMESVVKNCGQTVHDEVANKQTMEELKEILKRQVETSVRSKILYLIQAWAHAFRNEPKYKVVQDTYQIMKVEGHVFPEFKESDAMFAAERAPDWVDAEECHRCRVQFGVVTRKHHCRACGQIFCGKCSSKYSTIPKFGIEKEVRVCEPCYEHLNKKAEGKAAATSELPPEYLTSPLSQQSQLPPKRDETALQEEEELQLAIALSQSEAEEKERMRQKTTYSMYPKAEPTPVTSSAPPVSTLYSPPVNSSAPLAEDVDPELARYLNRNYWEKKQEEVRKSPTPSAPLSLAEPAAQPGEAHPAPLSVVEQQYQNGESEENHEQFLKALQNAVTTFVNRMKSNHMRGRSITNDSAVLSLFQSINNMHPQLLELLNQLDERRLYYEGLQDKLAQIRDARGALNALREEHQEKLRRAAEEAERQRQIQLAQKLEIMRQKKQEYLEMQRQLAIQRLQEQEKERQMRLEQQKQTIQMRAQMPAFSLPYAQLQAMPAAGGVIYQPSGPSSFPGTFSPAGSVEGSPMHGVYMNQAAQGSTGPYTAMPVAGTDPSMVNAYMYQAGAGSGQAVQQGPAVPTTTPAYSSYQPTSTQGYQSAASQSQSIPAISQAPQSGAMGYMGTQSVSMGYQPYSMQGLMSALPGQEAALSSLPAQQSYLPGQQPLYQQMAPAGGTPQQPPPQQPPPAPAQPPQGSSEAQLISFD
- the MRPL12 gene encoding large ribosomal subunit protein bL12m, whose amino-acid sequence is MLPAARALPPRLPRRLPPAWRCPGPRALGTGRARRSEALAEAPLDTAAKRYSPKVQQLVRDIAGLTLLEVADLNALLKETLKIPDVGVMPAAAATLLPSQAAPQQEEEEVPMKKEKTHFTVRLTDLKATDKVKLIKEVKNFVPGVNLVQAKKLVESLPQDIKANVSKEEAEKIKAALEAAGGTVVLE